A region from the Candidatus Gorgyraea atricola genome encodes:
- a CDS encoding HAD family phosphatase, producing MKNNKYSAIICDLGNVLVNFDHRIAVRKILECTPKGEEEIYDLFFDSGLTEAYEEGKISTDEFFRRVKDTLELSIGQDEFMPIWQDIFFEVELNKKMHEFLRSVKAQYKLIMMSNLNESHFEFLKPKMPIFNEFDKLILSYEVGYRKPAPEIYKTALDFAKIEASKAFYIDDRKDLVDAAAKLGIKGIVFDGNGAFERLLKEFKL from the coding sequence ATGAAGAATAATAAATACAGTGCTATAATCTGTGATCTTGGGAATGTGCTGGTGAATTTTGATCACAGGATTGCTGTGAGGAAGATTTTGGAGTGTACGCCTAAGGGGGAAGAGGAGATCTATGATCTTTTCTTTGATTCAGGCCTGACTGAGGCTTATGAAGAAGGTAAGATTTCTACGGATGAGTTTTTTCGTAGGGTTAAGGATACGCTTGAGTTAAGCATAGGACAAGATGAGTTTATGCCGATATGGCAGGATATATTTTTTGAGGTAGAGCTTAATAAGAAAATGCATGAGTTTTTAAGGAGCGTAAAAGCACAATATAAGCTCATCATGATGTCGAATCTAAATGAGTCGCATTTCGAGTTTCTTAAACCCAAGATGCCGATTTTTAACGAGTTTGATAAACTGATACTTTCTTACGAGGTGGGTTATAGAAAACCAGCACCTGAGATTTATAAGACTGCCCTAGATTTTGCCAAAATAGAGGCATCAAAGGCGTTTTATATCGACGATAGAAAGGATTTAGTTGATGCGGCAGCAAAGCTTGGCATAAAGGGAATTGTATTTGATGGGAATGGGGCGTTTGAAAGATTACTAAAGGAGTTTAAGTTATGA
- a CDS encoding helix-turn-helix domain-containing protein, producing MEKAKKIISILILSIFLAQQIVYASTLRNPLGLGGRGSELCQKLDVVVSDNSLVLQKGLRLVKSNIVAIKILADVNFLDKPFSRRTYRMVCNGNITGTKLNDTKAHNHINRLYRDGYLVKVGYGFYKLSDDAKEITSLFSKNNLDIDLLVGNRKVKPLKSLNVLKTCALKGSGSFSILDIVESYKEITENDIDKLTVFRSIQEAKKLGYVAEVFYMERTGEAKSAGAWPHRYCLTKKGRLLSGLDLPIKGIFITSRIKQRFSEFKMMTQTHKKIKDLFIKKSARNKDYDWLLFCKWLRKNWYCKERPVIFSDIIDQMDTKLSILRGGLVANQNKIDVFKKESALLNINNIDTLSEEELVGRLIKELDYTNTKPGGKIKNIYTLRTLFAYSYNDYMDQYLDDIKQHIFQATDDKAVWHAELLENAIEAKALFGKKAAAIYWLRKAEWEPLKAIELSGFEKSGFYEIIKRNNIWPLITVNQKRIEIDSLLKKLDEGLYMYGRTAKLMNLDLVTFRRKIKRLELQQEIKKRKIKKWKSLIDKSGGNSKKLSKLTNLNEGPLWRFLKGEKDIKDYFEGKENELIKNTLAETRGNIKKAEQKLGYSESSFLRKRKRLTDI from the coding sequence ATGGAGAAGGCAAAAAAGATAATTTCAATATTGATACTTAGTATTTTCTTAGCGCAGCAGATAGTGTATGCGTCTACTCTGAGGAATCCCCTGGGCCTTGGCGGCAGGGGGAGTGAATTGTGTCAGAAGCTAGATGTTGTAGTCTCTGACAATAGCCTGGTGCTTCAAAAAGGCTTAAGACTTGTAAAATCGAATATAGTAGCTATAAAGATACTTGCTGATGTTAATTTTCTTGATAAACCTTTTTCAAGAAGGACATATAGGATGGTATGCAATGGAAATATTACAGGAACAAAATTGAATGACACAAAAGCCCATAATCACATAAACAGATTATATCGAGATGGCTATCTTGTAAAAGTAGGATATGGTTTTTATAAATTAAGCGATGATGCAAAAGAAATAACAAGCCTATTTTCTAAAAATAATCTAGATATAGATCTTCTCGTAGGCAATAGAAAAGTTAAACCCTTAAAGAGCTTGAATGTATTAAAGACATGCGCTTTAAAAGGTTCTGGCAGTTTTAGTATTCTTGATATCGTAGAGTCGTACAAAGAGATCACAGAAAACGACATAGATAAGCTTACAGTATTTCGCTCTATTCAAGAAGCCAAAAAGCTTGGCTATGTTGCAGAAGTTTTTTATATGGAACGGACAGGTGAAGCTAAGTCTGCCGGAGCATGGCCCCACAGGTATTGTTTGACAAAGAAAGGACGTCTATTATCAGGATTAGACTTACCCATAAAGGGCATTTTTATAACCAGCAGAATTAAACAGCGCTTTTCAGAGTTTAAAATGATGACACAGACCCATAAGAAAATAAAAGATCTCTTTATAAAAAAATCGGCAAGAAACAAGGATTATGATTGGTTGTTATTCTGTAAATGGCTTAGAAAGAATTGGTATTGCAAGGAGAGGCCAGTTATTTTTAGTGACATAATAGATCAAATGGATACTAAGCTGTCAATCCTGCGGGGTGGTTTGGTTGCAAATCAAAATAAAATAGATGTGTTTAAGAAAGAAAGCGCATTATTAAACATCAATAATATAGACACGTTATCAGAAGAGGAGCTAGTGGGCAGGCTTATCAAAGAACTCGACTATACAAACACAAAACCAGGGGGTAAGATCAAAAATATATACACATTGAGAACATTATTCGCCTATAGTTACAATGATTATATGGATCAATATTTAGATGATATAAAGCAGCACATCTTTCAAGCCACTGATGATAAGGCGGTTTGGCATGCAGAGCTCCTTGAGAACGCAATAGAGGCAAAGGCATTGTTTGGGAAGAAGGCAGCTGCGATTTATTGGTTGAGAAAGGCAGAATGGGAGCCATTAAAAGCAATAGAATTGTCTGGGTTTGAGAAATCGGGTTTTTATGAGATTATTAAGAGAAATAATATATGGCCACTGATCACAGTTAATCAAAAGCGTATCGAAATAGATAGTTTGCTTAAAAAACTTGACGAAGGGTTATATATGTACGGGAGGACGGCTAAATTAATGAATCTTGACTTGGTTACATTTAGGCGCAAGATAAAAAGACTCGAGTTACAACAAGAGATAAAGAAAAGAAAAATAAAAAAATGGAAATCATTAATCGATAAGTCAGGAGGTAACTCCAAAAAGCTATCTAAATTGACGAATCTTAACGAAGGCCCATTGTGGAGATTTTTAAAAGGAGAGAAGGATATCAAAGATTATTTTGAAGGGAAAGAAAACGAACTGATAAAAAATACATTAGCTGAAACAAGAGGTAATATTAAAAAGGCAGAACAAAAATTAGGTTATAGTGAATCTAGTTTTTTAAGAAAACGCAAGAGATTAACGGATATTTAA
- a CDS encoding helix-turn-helix domain-containing protein yields MQTSKKLISILILIAILTHQPIYAQSLRNPLCGGSDRFGKVYLELSAYDDRIAVHLLKVIASANMTNGEFSEDEFEKALNLFYRDNYNDARHNDPNHKHYLKHGIEVGILVALPSKKYIVTEPAKQLIIAHQNSNTFFRLLLNVDYLNTVKLFTLIGEKERSFSRKQVFDICSRIDGDYAFKNETRLKSFLQQAKDVGHIIRIEHGLYRCSPELIKLTEAKLPLRGILDFEKLEQHRHIIDRVFNGQDDYLVQDKDQDSYLIQVLDLLHKNEKWLGFSEICEGIFGKSNGSIASGRREELKQALYLLVDKLEIISERHFGYDGLKYSLDKRVKEKCSYLKDVLSNYSTGDLMRSKERLLEAYVALGSIIGIKKNSTLTSMAEDAKKLYTILYLILRFYCKEGFLEAYNRTFKAEMEKTKTRELKGILEYLEDVENMDGVEIKIFSEIKQKLHIKEPPKGNSEITNINRDKEEIKKEITQLVFVKMEELLKISNQENNVDWIAFCRWMAERMGTHGSILARIDKNLKNKTMLKNPFTEESILLNLNDQTIKKLSKEKITTRLMSRLELLNTSPKRVKLHIDLIKALLHHASESHMKRYLKDIVKFESQNISKLQWYAKLLRLFIEGNISFDESFEREAILYYLAQTDWHIRKAADLSGIPLRTLHMRIKRHKLNQLIKDNKDELYRTKLIREYRSSGCNVTKTAIAMHLARRTVRKLLVKYDIRDKLDKEAKERKKKGEEEEKEKLILAIKDGDKKISLSTSKYKLRKYNLKTLFLQKCIEKGGGNIIKTASLAGYSEKGVINLRTVLREHKLLSYFEQLEEEWLRSLVLSVDMQKEAWLMSGLKLSYFDKRLRDYNLTRKCL; encoded by the coding sequence ATGCAAACATCAAAAAAACTCATCTCAATCTTAATATTAATAGCTATCTTAACCCACCAGCCAATCTATGCACAGAGTCTGCGCAATCCGCTTTGTGGGGGATCTGATAGATTTGGAAAGGTATATTTGGAGCTCTCTGCTTATGATGATAGGATAGCAGTGCATCTCTTAAAAGTTATTGCATCAGCAAATATGACTAATGGGGAATTTTCTGAGGATGAATTCGAAAAGGCTCTTAATCTATTTTATAGGGACAATTATAATGATGCTCGTCATAATGACCCAAACCACAAACATTACTTAAAACATGGCATTGAAGTCGGTATCCTTGTGGCATTGCCAAGCAAAAAGTATATAGTAACTGAACCTGCGAAACAATTGATAATCGCCCATCAAAATTCCAATACTTTTTTTAGGCTTTTATTGAATGTAGATTATCTAAATACAGTTAAATTGTTTACTCTTATAGGAGAAAAAGAGAGAAGCTTTAGTCGAAAACAGGTATTTGACATATGCAGTCGTATAGATGGGGATTATGCATTTAAAAATGAGACTAGATTGAAGAGTTTTTTACAACAGGCTAAAGACGTGGGACATATAATAAGAATCGAGCATGGACTTTATCGATGTTCACCAGAGCTGATAAAACTAACTGAGGCAAAACTTCCATTGAGGGGGATTTTAGATTTTGAGAAGCTGGAACAGCATAGGCATATTATCGATAGAGTGTTTAATGGCCAAGATGACTATCTAGTGCAGGACAAAGATCAAGATAGCTATTTAATACAAGTTTTGGACTTGCTGCATAAAAATGAAAAATGGCTTGGCTTTAGTGAAATATGTGAAGGTATTTTTGGAAAATCCAACGGCAGCATAGCGTCAGGAAGACGAGAAGAGCTAAAACAGGCTTTATATCTACTAGTAGATAAGCTCGAGATTATTTCCGAGAGACATTTTGGTTATGACGGGCTAAAGTATTCATTGGACAAAAGGGTTAAAGAAAAGTGCAGTTACTTAAAGGATGTTTTAAGTAACTATTCTACTGGAGATTTGATGAGATCAAAAGAGAGGCTTTTAGAGGCATATGTAGCCCTTGGTAGTATCATAGGAATAAAGAAAAATAGTACATTAACTAGTATGGCAGAAGATGCAAAGAAACTGTACACCATCTTATATCTGATATTAAGGTTTTATTGCAAAGAGGGATTTTTGGAAGCATACAATAGGACCTTTAAAGCTGAAATGGAAAAGACAAAGACACGTGAATTAAAAGGTATCTTAGAATATCTAGAGGATGTAGAAAATATGGATGGTGTCGAGATCAAAATTTTTAGCGAGATAAAGCAAAAATTACATATTAAAGAACCGCCCAAAGGAAATAGTGAAATTACGAATATCAATAGGGATAAAGAAGAAATAAAAAAAGAAATTACTCAGCTTGTTTTTGTAAAAATGGAAGAACTTTTAAAAATAAGTAACCAAGAGAATAATGTAGACTGGATAGCGTTTTGCAGATGGATGGCAGAAAGAATGGGCACCCATGGCAGCATCCTTGCCAGAATAGATAAAAATTTGAAAAACAAGACAATGTTAAAAAACCCTTTTACAGAAGAAAGCATATTATTAAACTTGAATGATCAGACAATAAAAAAGCTTTCGAAAGAAAAGATAACCACAAGACTTATGAGCAGGCTAGAGCTTTTGAATACAAGTCCGAAGAGAGTGAAGCTGCATATAGATTTAATAAAGGCGCTTTTGCATCATGCTTCAGAGAGTCATATGAAGAGATATTTAAAAGATATTGTTAAATTTGAGAGTCAGAATATATCTAAATTACAATGGTATGCAAAACTACTCAGGTTGTTTATAGAAGGGAACATATCTTTTGATGAATCGTTTGAAAGAGAAGCCATTCTCTATTATTTAGCTCAGACAGATTGGCATATAAGGAAGGCAGCCGATTTATCAGGTATCCCACTACGAACTTTGCATATGCGCATAAAAAGGCATAAATTGAATCAACTAATCAAAGATAATAAGGATGAGTTGTATAGGACAAAATTGATCCGCGAATATCGTAGTAGCGGATGTAACGTTACTAAGACAGCCATAGCAATGCATCTTGCTAGACGTACTGTAAGAAAATTGTTAGTCAAGTATGATATTCGTGACAAGCTTGATAAAGAAGCTAAAGAAAGAAAGAAAAAGGGCGAAGAAGAAGAAAAGGAGAAATTAATTCTTGCTATAAAGGATGGCGATAAGAAAATTTCACTTTCAACTTCGAAATATAAATTGCGTAAATATAACCTAAAGACCCTTTTTCTCCAGAAATGCATTGAGAAAGGAGGAGGCAACATTATAAAAACAGCTAGTTTGGCAGGTTATTCTGAAAAAGGTGTAATTAACTTAAGGACTGTACTGCGAGAACATAAGTTATTGTCTTATTTTGAACAATTAGAGGAGGAGTGGTTGAGGTCTTTGGTACTCTCGGTAGATATGCAAAAAGAGGCTTGGCTCATGTCAGGGCTAAAGCTTTCATATTTTGATAAAAGATTAAGAGATTATAATTTGACAAGGAAGTGTTTGTAG
- a CDS encoding SLC13 family permease — protein sequence MKIFVIVTFLLTYLTIILFNRKLNPLVSVFSGIAILLVFQAISVKDAFLSINFNVLGVFLGTMILSGLFIYSNVPGFLASRLVGKSKNVGAAILFLCLLAGFISSFTENVATILIVAPIAFEVAKKLKANPIPFLIGIAISSNLQGSATMIGDSPSIILAMSHRMNFMDFFWMKGRPGIAFAVEIGAIASFIVLYLLFRKYKQGVQKIEEIKIKTWVPTILMTLMILSLGASSFIQNKPYYSIALICLFFGAIGLLWHKFFAKEHFSFTKNIDWRTFFFLIGVFVLIGALSHVGVIQDIAGFISGLTGGNIFLTFTLIVWISVLCSAFIDNIPYVIAMIPVANILALNTGARPELFLFGLLIGATLGGNITPIGASANIVSMGMLRDRGYKVSFGEFFKIGLPFTLAAVTSAYIFLYLTWR from the coding sequence ATGAAGATTTTTGTAATAGTTACATTTTTGCTTACCTATCTTACGATAATTTTATTTAATCGCAAGCTTAACCCCCTGGTGTCAGTATTTAGCGGTATCGCGATTCTTTTAGTCTTCCAGGCGATTAGCGTAAAGGACGCATTTTTAAGCATAAATTTCAATGTGCTTGGCGTATTTCTCGGCACAATGATACTCTCGGGCCTGTTTATCTATTCCAATGTGCCTGGATTTCTGGCATCGCGGCTTGTTGGAAAGTCAAAAAATGTTGGCGCGGCAATTTTATTTTTGTGTCTCCTGGCCGGTTTTATATCCAGCTTTACAGAAAATGTAGCAACTATTCTGATAGTAGCGCCAATCGCCTTTGAGGTTGCAAAAAAATTAAAAGCAAATCCCATTCCTTTCTTAATAGGCATAGCCATAAGCTCAAATCTCCAGGGTTCAGCCACAATGATAGGCGATTCACCCAGTATAATCTTAGCCATGTCTCACCGCATGAACTTCATGGACTTTTTCTGGATGAAAGGAAGGCCTGGCATTGCATTCGCAGTCGAAATAGGCGCCATTGCCTCATTCATAGTGTTATACCTACTTTTCAGGAAATACAAACAGGGTGTCCAGAAGATAGAAGAGATAAAGATCAAGACATGGGTGCCCACCATTTTAATGACGCTCATGATTCTTTCACTTGGTGCATCAAGTTTTATCCAGAATAAGCCTTATTACAGTATCGCGCTTATATGTCTATTCTTTGGCGCTATTGGCCTTTTATGGCATAAGTTTTTTGCAAAAGAACATTTTTCTTTCACGAAGAACATAGACTGGCGCACATTTTTCTTTTTAATAGGCGTCTTTGTTCTTATAGGAGCGCTTTCTCATGTAGGTGTAATCCAGGATATCGCAGGATTTATATCAGGCCTAACAGGCGGCAATATCTTCCTGACATTTACTCTAATCGTATGGATCTCAGTCTTATGCTCTGCTTTTATTGATAATATTCCCTATGTTATAGCAATGATACCTGTTGCCAATATCCTTGCGCTCAATACAGGCGCAAGGCCAGAGCTATTCCTATTCGGCTTATTAATAGGCGCTACATTAGGCGGTAATATAACCCCTATAGGCGCCTCAGCCAACATTGTGTCAATGGGCATGCTCAGAGACAGGGGATACAAGGTCTCATTTGGCGAATTTTTCAAGATCGGCCTACCATTCACTCTAGCCGCAGTCACATCTGCCTACATCTTCCTCTACCTAACCTGGCGCTAA
- a CDS encoding redox-sensing transcriptional repressor Rex, which produces MKIPSSSIPRIALYYRALLSLKDTPIISSQELATLTECSAAQIRKDLTYFGQFGRPGSGYNTEALKLELKKILGIDRTWDVVLVGVGNLGSALLAYKGFKSQGFNIQYAFDNDKKKVNKVKEGVKIKDIRDLGKIIKSKDINMAIVAVPQEVAQGAIDELISSGIKAIFNFAPIRPKAPKDIEVLNVDLSMEMERLTYFLRSSVR; this is translated from the coding sequence TTGAAAATCCCGTCATCCAGCATTCCAAGAATAGCGCTTTATTACAGAGCGCTTCTATCGCTAAAAGACACGCCTATAATATCCTCTCAGGAATTAGCCACTCTCACAGAATGTAGTGCTGCGCAGATCAGGAAAGACCTTACGTATTTTGGCCAGTTCGGAAGACCTGGAAGCGGCTACAACACTGAGGCATTAAAGCTAGAATTAAAAAAGATACTTGGCATAGACAGGACCTGGGATGTTGTGCTTGTAGGGGTTGGGAATCTGGGCTCTGCGCTTTTGGCATACAAAGGGTTTAAGAGCCAGGGTTTTAATATACAATACGCGTTTGATAATGATAAAAAAAAGGTGAACAAGGTAAAAGAAGGTGTTAAAATAAAAGATATAAGAGATCTGGGCAAAATTATAAAGTCTAAAGATATTAATATGGCTATTGTAGCTGTGCCGCAGGAGGTCGCGCAGGGAGCTATTGATGAGTTGATTTCCTCAGGCATAAAGGCTATCTTTAATTTCGCGCCTATCAGGCCCAAGGCGCCAAAAGATATAGAGGTATTAAATGTGGATCTCTCAATGGAAATGGAGAGATTGACATATTTTTTAAGGAGCAGCGTAAGATGA
- a CDS encoding NifU family protein, whose product MREKVEKAIEKIRPFLQRDGGDIELVDIVDNVVKVRLKGACMGCPMSQITLKQGVEKALKKDVPEIEKVEAVD is encoded by the coding sequence ATGCGAGAAAAAGTTGAGAAGGCAATAGAGAAGATAAGACCATTCCTGCAGCGCGATGGCGGAGATATTGAGTTAGTCGACATAGTGGATAATGTAGTAAAGGTAAGGTTAAAAGGCGCGTGCATGGGCTGTCCTATGTCGCAGATAACCTTGAAGCAAGGCGTTGAAAAGGCATTAAAAAAAGACGTACCGGAAATTGAAAAAGTAGAGGCAGTGGATTGA